AACCCATTATGATGAGTTTcagattcaaataaaaaatagaaagatctTCAGGTTATGAATGGATGAAGGGCTTGTTCAGATCCATATAGTGACAGAATAATGGTaacaccaaacaaaaatatattactaaaaaaattgacaGAAATTCTACAAATACTAGTTGTAGAAAAATGTATATTCCCATTGATAAACAGCTAAACACTAAAAAAACATCAGAATTACCTTAAAAACTGACATGAATGAAAAGCTTTTAAGAAGAGATGGCTTCTTAACAGTCATTCGTCTTTCTGGTGACATTTCCTGACACAAATGTTGAGCTATTTCTTTCAATAACACCATTTGAGCTTTATCAGTACGCATCGAAATAATTGCCTGCCTCATTGATTCCCTGTCTGCCTCAAGTGCATGAAGCCTCATGTAGAGCTTCTTAATATCTGGATCCGCATAATCAACTTGATTCAGTGACCTTGGAGTGGTTGCATAATCTTCACCAATCCCAACTCCAGCTTTTGGATCAGTAAAAACATTATTTGGTGCACCATTATGGACAGAATCAATGGTATAAACTCTGTCACTCATGTCATCTTCAACTTCAGATGCATTATCCAACTTTCTAAAATTGGCATAGTCCTCTGTCTGTGAGGCATACTCCGTCCTCTTGTAACTTCTAATGGTCATTGGAGAGTCTGTGGGGAAATCTCTACCAGTTTCTCTTGCAATACCCCTGAATGATGGACTTGAATCATTGGAAAACCTCCTAAAATGTCGTGTTCGCCTAGGAGAGTGACCAACTACAACCTTTTCTAAAATGTTCTTGGAACCTGAGACATCTACATCCAGCCTACTGGTGCTGGGACTCTCCATCTGAGATATCCTATTATCCAAATTCTTCAAATGATCTCTAGCACGTGGGGTCTCACCAAATGCATATTTCTCAACATCTTCAACATCATTATCATCCTCCAAAGGGCCATGGGGTTCATTTAGATTGCATTTCAAAGGTGGGTAGTCATACATGGGGAGTTCAAATTGGGCATCAAACTCCACCATACTTGGGTCATGGCTAAACCCACCTCTCTCACCATCCGCCTCAGCCTCCGTGAGCCCATAACTCATCATCCGATGCCTATATGCCTGTACTTCACAAGTAAGCGACTGAATAGCTTGCTCTCTCTTATACAACAAATCTTCAAATGCCAAAAGCTCTTGTTGGTCATGTGCCATCTTCTCCTCTGCAAAACGCTTGAATTGTCGGGCCTCCATTTGAATCTCTGCCTTCTCCCTTTGCAACCTCAATATCATTGACATGGCCTCATTTGCAGCTGACGAAGACGCATTCCTCTCCTCTTCCAATTCAGTATACAAATCCTGTATGGAATGCTGTTGGCTACCAACCATCTCACGCAGTGCAACACATTCATTCTCAATTTGGACCCGAGCAATTGAGGGTAAATTGAGACCAGGTATAACGAATCGGTTTGCATCCTCAAATTCATCATACTTTCTTTTTACGGATCGAAGCCAAGACCCCGAAGAACTACTGATCAATGAACAACTACATCCACAATTACAGCATTTACCCAAATCGCTCGAAGATGGAATTGCTTCGGAATCCATAAACTACTTAGCATTCAATCCTTGGCAAAAATCCCAAATGAAAAGAAACCcaacaaaatccaaaagaaaaatcttatCTTTGATCACCCAAATCCTCCCTCTTGAATATAGATCTTCCAACAACAATTCCCCTCTCTATCCTTCACCTCCACTACCAGCGtctatttttcatccaaacAACAAAATCACACGCAATACtcctaaaccaaataaaaaaacaatatataaaaaaaaaccctcagaaTCGAAGAATTCCAATTTCCCGGGAAGTCAAAGACTTTCCCGGAAAATCTCCTACAAACAACTTTCCATTGAAACAAAccgacagagagagagagagagaggaacgaTTACCTTGATTATTGAAAGAGACATGGAGCAGAGCAGGCCTTCATTGGGAGAGCTGAAAATGGAggcaaattttatttttttttccccggcaaaaaaaaaccttcttccTCACAGAAAATTCGGATCCGGAAGAGGCCTAGCAACGAAAAACCCGGGGAAAATGGGTAAATATTTTCCCTCGCTTTCTtggaaaaaaccaaaaaaaaaaagagggaaataattttgagaaggagaaggaaatgttgtttggagggaaagaaaaatcaacgaggaaagagagagagatagatttGGATATTTTTTAGGAACCCTAgatttttttctcctttcctttgttgttttttggtttctctCCCCGTGGACTGACtggatttctctcttttattattcgccttccttaatttttttcttcgttTTCGTGATGTagttgaagagagagaaagagagagagagagccataATTTTTCGAACAGAGAAAATtctgaggagagagagagagagagagagagattgacgGCTGTGGATGAGTGAAAATAGATTTGGAGTTGGTTGGGATGTGTGTAATTTTGATCTGGTGACTGATGATTTGTCGGGCCCTACAACTAATCACAGCATGAACTTTCTTTTCCTGGgactttgggtttttttttttttttttttgggtgggggtcGAAGAAAATAGGGGAATATGGTGAATTCAATTGAATTGATGATGGAATTTTATTTACCTAGTgaaatggtttttcttttttctgtttttttgttgttgggaggaaaataaaatttatgttgatgattGGAGATTGATGAAGGATTGAGTCAAATATTACTCTGATGGAATGAATGATTGCATGGATTACCTTTCCCCCTTCTGTTCTATATATGTAGAACTTGTAGTTTGTACTTCGTATCCTCTACAATTATTATAGATACTCAGTAGATTTAGATAATCTATGCATTTTTGCTCTTAAAATAATTGTAGAACTTGGCCATCACTCCTTAGAACATTTGTTAGTTTGTCATTTTAAGAGAACTTTTATACCATTTTTATGagtgatataaaaaatattttaaaaaatcaattatttttctcttcttcaataaaaagtttttaaaactattttctaaAACAATACCTTTAGAGAATCaattaattttctcatttttaataataatttgataattacaataataaaaatgaagattTGAATAATGATTCTCTTcataaataaaagcaattaaGATATATCTGTAGGATGGAGGATATAGTTTAAACtttgaaccatttttttaagaaagttttaacataattaagataataactctttattattaaatcaaGACATTAGTCAGTTTTGGTGTAGATGAAAATTGAacaccaaattttttattcaaccataaaaaactttatcaattgagctaactaaaacccacaacTTTGACCCTTTGAATCCATGTATCTTATCTTAGTTGTATATTAACATTGGATCAAGATAATAATGGGTATTATAGATTTAATTTAGAATTATGACATGATAATCAGTTCTTCTTTTCATGTATATATTTAACAAATTGTGAATTCTAATTAGTGTAActgataaaatattttcctaaaaaaaaaactagtaaaatctttaATCCTAAAATAACGAGTaggatgaatttaattaagaatcAATGGtaggaagggggggggggggacattgtccccctaggtttttttaaCTCCCCCTTTCCTTACactttttagtaaaaatttaaaattttgtttaaatgttaACATTTGCCCCCCTCCTCATACtttaaaagaaattgtaaaaaactCATGAGTATTAATatctaattttttcttcttctaaaattcactttttttacTATGTAAAACTCATTAATTTTAGAAGTATGTATAGCATATATCAATAAAACACATAAAGTATTAATGAacatctttatatatttttttaaaaaattgtactaacattgatttaaagtaatactgtctctctctttttttcccttccagtttactttctttttagggagggggtaaattgcaaattacgcccctaaagtttggagatgtttggattttacaccttgaaggtttggaatttgaattttaccccctaaattttaggggtatttggattttactctctaaaatttgggggtatttggattttacaccctaaaattttagaattttagggtgtaaaatccaaacactcccaaactttagggggtaaaattcaaattttgaaatattagggtgtaaaatccaaacacccctaaactttagaggtgcaatttgcaatttaccattttttcCATGTTtaactcatttattttatatttttttacattgatAATTGAGGTTGGGGGGGTTGAACCATGTATGTTTCTGTTGGAAATACTAGGAGAGGTGGTGTCAATTTGTTAGGAACCCACATTTGGGTATAGAATACATTCATGAGGGCCAACAGAATAGTTTTATGGTTCTATAAATACCTACTTGTAATCACATTTCCATCATTGAAGAATAAATCAACTCATTGCTTTgtacattttctctctctccctctttctctctctctcttaatatttCTCTATGGAGGATAACTATCTtgaattaagtcaattttcttACAATTCATACCACTCCCCATTAGGAACCACTAGGTTACTAACACAATTAAGCATAtgttcataaaaatatataactaagTAAATCtctttattcattaaaaaaaataacaatttcatcgatt
The sequence above is drawn from the Quercus robur chromosome 7, dhQueRobu3.1, whole genome shotgun sequence genome and encodes:
- the LOC126692779 gene encoding myosin-binding protein 7-like, whose translation is MDSEAIPSSSDLGKCCNCGCSCSLISSSSGSWLRSVKRKYDEFEDANRFVIPGLNLPSIARVQIENECVALREMVGSQQHSIQDLYTELEEERNASSSAANEAMSMILRLQREKAEIQMEARQFKRFAEEKMAHDQQELLAFEDLLYKREQAIQSLTCEVQAYRHRMMSYGLTEAEADGERGGFSHDPSMVEFDAQFELPMYDYPPLKCNLNEPHGPLEDDNDVEDVEKYAFGETPRARDHLKNLDNRISQMESPSTSRLDVDVSGSKNILEKVVVGHSPRRTRHFRRFSNDSSPSFRGIARETGRDFPTDSPMTIRSYKRTEYASQTEDYANFRKLDNASEVEDDMSDRVYTIDSVHNGAPNNVFTDPKAGVGIGEDYATTPRSLNQVDYADPDIKKLYMRLHALEADRESMRQAIISMRTDKAQMVLLKEIAQHLCQEMSPERRMTVKKPSLLKSFSFMSVFKWITSFFFWRKKARRSKYMSGLSASNVGLLMLLDKGPHARPWRCLTSTQIT